From a single Streptomyces sp. NBC_01264 genomic region:
- a CDS encoding acyltransferase family protein has protein sequence MATDQISTGSAPTRSRTAPPRTDAPPPRTARLDSLTGLRFPAALLVFAHHAFLPIPPLRLLADDDTEYRLASWFTQAGGLGVTFFFVLSGFVLTWSARDRDTTTGFWRRRFVKIYPNYVVTWALALSLFALYYTSAGVAVANLFMVQVWWPEYMTNFSVNAPSWSLAVELVFYLCFPALLAAFKRIDPGHLKYWITGAVATVVATPALAYALFPSGDRIPSGHDSSVSQYWFSYVLPPVRMADFALGILVALAVKHGRWRNIGMVWSSLLLAAGYWLTFHVPYLYGQRAVMIVPIVLLIAAAASADIEGRPSPFRHRAMVWLGEISFAFYLLHYITMCSLRWALGEEQMYSLPVTLGLLAGVGAATLLMSWGLFAWVETPLVRRFGRSRRRTKTAG, from the coding sequence ATGGCCACTGACCAGATCTCGACCGGTTCTGCGCCGACCCGCTCCAGAACGGCGCCGCCCCGTACCGACGCACCGCCGCCCCGTACGGCCCGGCTCGACTCCCTCACCGGCCTGCGGTTCCCCGCCGCGCTGCTGGTCTTCGCCCATCACGCCTTCCTGCCCATACCCCCGCTGCGGCTGCTGGCGGACGACGACACCGAGTACCGGCTGGCCAGTTGGTTCACGCAGGCCGGCGGGCTCGGGGTGACCTTCTTCTTCGTGCTCAGCGGGTTCGTCCTGACCTGGTCGGCCCGGGACCGGGACACGACCACGGGGTTCTGGCGGCGCCGGTTCGTCAAGATCTACCCGAACTACGTGGTCACCTGGGCGCTCGCCCTGTCGCTGTTCGCGCTGTACTACACCTCCGCGGGCGTCGCGGTGGCCAACCTGTTCATGGTGCAGGTGTGGTGGCCGGAGTACATGACCAACTTCAGTGTGAACGCGCCGAGTTGGTCCCTGGCCGTGGAACTGGTCTTCTATCTGTGCTTCCCCGCCCTGCTGGCCGCCTTCAAGCGGATCGACCCCGGCCACCTGAAGTACTGGATCACCGGCGCGGTCGCCACGGTCGTGGCCACCCCCGCCCTCGCGTACGCGCTCTTCCCAAGCGGCGACCGCATTCCCAGCGGCCACGACAGCTCGGTCTCCCAGTACTGGTTCAGCTACGTGCTGCCCCCGGTCCGCATGGCCGACTTCGCCCTCGGCATCCTGGTGGCGCTCGCCGTGAAGCACGGGCGCTGGCGCAACATCGGCATGGTCTGGTCGAGCCTGCTGCTGGCCGCCGGCTACTGGCTGACCTTCCACGTGCCCTACCTCTACGGCCAGCGCGCCGTGATGATCGTGCCGATCGTGCTGCTGATCGCGGCCGCCGCGAGCGCGGACATCGAGGGCCGGCCCAGTCCGTTCCGCCATCGCGCGATGGTGTGGCTGGGCGAGATCTCCTTCGCCTTCTACCTGCTGCACTACATCACCATGTGTTCGCTGCGCTGGGCGCTGGGCGAGGAGCAGATGTACTCGCTCCCGGTCACCCTGGGCCTGCTGGCGGGCGTCGGAGCGGCCACGCTGCTGATGTCCTGGGGCCTCTTCGCCTGGGTGGAGACCCCGCTCGTCCGCCGCTTCGGCCGCTCGCGCCGCCGTACGAAGACCGCCGGCTGA